Proteins encoded by one window of Kineococcus rhizosphaerae:
- a CDS encoding helix-turn-helix domain-containing protein has protein sequence MSENLLGEFLRARRELVRPVEAGLPDGPRRRVPGLRREEVAMLAGVSAEYYVRLERGRDRHPSPPVLDALARVLGLDAESRDYLASLAGNALPARGAGPEVCSPAIVAFVERAPAPAFVVGRFMDVLAANGAAHRLHGGMPANVLRHLFLDPGSRALYPDWAELAAEAVGSTRGAAVRYLDDPRLTRLVGELSLKSAEFARLWARHGVRSKSAGTKRIAVPLADGGRETVTVGWEALEVASAPGQVVVTYHAAAGSRSERVLAALSR, from the coding sequence GTGAGTGAGAACCTGCTGGGCGAGTTCCTCCGGGCCCGGCGCGAACTCGTCCGGCCCGTCGAGGCGGGTCTGCCCGACGGCCCGCGCCGTCGGGTCCCCGGGCTGCGCCGCGAGGAGGTCGCGATGCTCGCGGGCGTCAGCGCCGAGTACTACGTCCGCCTCGAACGCGGCCGGGACCGCCACCCGTCCCCACCGGTGCTCGACGCGCTGGCGCGGGTGCTGGGGCTGGACGCGGAGTCGCGCGACTACCTGGCCTCCCTCGCCGGGAACGCGTTGCCCGCGCGCGGCGCCGGGCCCGAGGTGTGCAGCCCGGCCATCGTCGCGTTCGTCGAGCGCGCCCCGGCCCCGGCCTTCGTCGTGGGCCGGTTCATGGACGTCCTGGCCGCGAACGGGGCCGCCCACCGGCTGCACGGGGGCATGCCCGCCAACGTGCTGCGGCACCTGTTCCTCGACCCCGGTTCCCGTGCCCTCTACCCGGACTGGGCCGAGCTGGCGGCCGAGGCCGTCGGGTCCACCCGGGGGGCGGCCGTGCGGTACCTCGACGATCCCCGGCTGACCCGGCTCGTGGGGGAGCTGTCGCTCAAGAGCGCCGAGTTCGCCCGGCTGTGGGCCCGGCACGGCGTCCGGTCGAAGTCCGCGGGGACCAAGCGCATCGCCGTCCCGCTCGCGGACGGGGGCCGGGAGACGGTGACCGTGGGGTGGGAGGCGCTGGAGGTCGCCAGCGCGCCGGGGCAGGTCGTCGTGACGTACCACGCCGCGGCGGGCAGCCGGTCCGAGCGCGTCCTGGCCGCGCTCTCCCGCTGA
- a CDS encoding metal ABC transporter solute-binding protein, Zn/Mn family — protein sequence MLSRRSSLALVAALTASLALGACGDGGSAASSPAANGGSTLSVVTSTNVYGSIAQAVAGDRASVTSIISDPSADPHSYEANTRTQLELSKASVVVENGGGYDDFVDTMLKSAGSGATVLNAVELSGKTAAAGGELNEHVWYDVETVRTVAQAIEGALAKAAPDDAATFEANLKTFEAGLDTLEAKIAADRAETEGKAVAITEPVPGYLLDALGATNRTPEKFSEAIEEETDVPVDVLQETLALFTGHQVRALVYNEQTTGAQTEKVLAAAKENSVAVVPVTETLPEGKDYTTWMTENVDAIAAALKG from the coding sequence ATGCTCTCGCGTCGTTCGTCCCTCGCCCTCGTCGCCGCCCTCACGGCCTCCCTCGCGCTCGGCGCCTGCGGCGACGGCGGCAGCGCGGCCTCCTCCCCCGCGGCGAACGGCGGCAGCACCCTGAGCGTCGTCACCTCCACCAACGTCTACGGCTCCATCGCCCAGGCCGTCGCCGGCGACCGGGCGAGCGTCACCTCGATCATCAGCGACCCCAGCGCCGACCCGCACAGCTACGAGGCGAACACCCGCACGCAGCTGGAGCTGTCCAAGGCCAGCGTCGTCGTCGAGAACGGCGGCGGCTACGACGACTTCGTCGACACCATGCTGAAGTCGGCCGGGTCGGGGGCGACCGTCCTGAACGCCGTCGAGCTGTCCGGCAAGACCGCCGCCGCGGGCGGGGAGCTCAACGAGCACGTCTGGTACGACGTCGAGACCGTCCGCACCGTCGCGCAGGCGATCGAGGGCGCGCTCGCGAAGGCCGCCCCCGACGACGCGGCGACGTTCGAGGCCAACCTGAAGACCTTCGAGGCCGGCCTGGACACCCTCGAGGCGAAGATCGCCGCCGACAGGGCCGAGACCGAGGGCAAGGCCGTCGCCATCACCGAACCCGTCCCCGGCTACCTGCTCGACGCGCTCGGCGCGACGAACCGGACGCCGGAGAAGTTCTCCGAGGCGATCGAGGAGGAGACCGACGTCCCCGTCGACGTCCTGCAGGAGACCCTGGCCCTGTTCACCGGCCACCAGGTGCGCGCCCTGGTGTACAACGAGCAGACCACGGGCGCCCAGACCGAGAAGGTCCTGGCCGCCGCGAAGGAGAACTCCGTCGCCGTGGTGCCGGTGACCGAGACGCTCCCCGAGGGCAAGGACTACACGACGTGGATGACCGAGAACGTCGACGCGATCGCGGCGGCGCTGAAGGGATGA
- a CDS encoding SDR family oxidoreductase, translating to MTTDQTTDQTTDLTHRTAVVTGASGGIGEATARRLAAAGARVAVLGRRAAELDRVAAEIGGLAVVADVTAGPEHLADAAARVRAGLGRPDLVVANAGVMLGAPFATAQHRELSAMVATNVTGLIDTAHAFVDDLLAADGPADLVLIGSVASTNFWPGYATYSATKAAVAALGRGLRVELGPRGVRVRTLEPGMTASDLGSGMLDAEARERLAGFREAVPAIPASDVAEAVAWAAALPARVNVAELVVLPTVQG from the coding sequence ATGACCACCGACCAGACCACCGACCAGACCACCGACCTGACCCACCGCACCGCCGTCGTCACCGGAGCCTCCGGGGGCATCGGAGAGGCCACCGCCCGCCGCCTGGCCGCCGCCGGCGCCCGCGTCGCCGTCCTGGGCCGGCGCGCGGCCGAGCTCGACCGCGTCGCCGCCGAGATCGGCGGTCTCGCCGTCGTCGCCGACGTGACCGCCGGACCGGAGCACCTCGCCGACGCCGCCGCCCGGGTCCGGGCCGGGCTGGGCCGCCCCGACCTCGTCGTGGCCAACGCGGGCGTCATGCTCGGGGCGCCGTTCGCGACGGCCCAGCACCGGGAACTGTCCGCGATGGTCGCCACGAACGTCACCGGGCTGATCGACACCGCGCACGCCTTCGTCGACGACCTGCTCGCCGCCGACGGACCCGCCGACCTCGTGCTCATCGGCTCGGTCGCCTCGACGAACTTCTGGCCCGGGTACGCGACCTACTCGGCGACCAAGGCCGCCGTCGCCGCGCTGGGCAGGGGCCTGCGCGTCGAACTCGGCCCGCGCGGGGTGCGGGTCCGCACCCTCGAACCGGGCATGACGGCCAGCGACCTCGGCAGCGGGATGCTCGACGCCGAGGCCCGCGAACGGCTGGCCGGGTTCCGCGAGGCCGTCCCCGCGATCCCCGCCTCCGACGTCGCCGAGGCCGTGGCGTGGGCGGCGGCGCTACCGGCGCGGGTGAACGTCGCCGAACTCGTGGTGCTGCCGACCGTCCAGGGGTAG
- a CDS encoding metal ABC transporter ATP-binding protein gives MSPAPALRLAGASLAYGERRLWSGLDLDVAPGEFVAVLGANGAGKSSLLKVVLGQQPLERGTVEVAGRGVRRGNRHVGYVPQQKGLDPDTPLRARDFVRLGLDGHRWGPLLPSRRARAAVDRVLAAVGATSYADAPVGRLSGGEQQRLRVAQSIVGDPALLLADEPLLSLDLNHAAAVSALFHESRLRTGAAVVFVTHDVNPVLPYADRVLYLAGGRFRVGTPEEVMNSRTLSDLYGSPVEVVRSGGRLLVAGGAAPSDHPHAHQHEEAAP, from the coding sequence ATGAGCCCCGCTCCCGCCCTGCGGCTGGCGGGCGCGTCCCTGGCCTACGGCGAGCGCCGGTTGTGGTCCGGCCTCGACCTCGACGTCGCGCCCGGCGAGTTCGTCGCGGTCCTCGGCGCCAACGGGGCCGGCAAGTCCAGCCTGCTCAAGGTCGTCCTCGGCCAGCAGCCCCTCGAGCGCGGCACGGTCGAGGTCGCCGGCCGGGGGGTCCGGCGCGGGAACCGGCACGTCGGGTACGTCCCCCAGCAGAAGGGGCTCGACCCCGACACCCCGCTGCGGGCCCGCGACTTCGTCCGCCTCGGCCTCGACGGGCACCGCTGGGGTCCGCTGCTGCCCTCCCGCCGGGCGCGCGCGGCGGTCGACCGGGTCCTGGCCGCCGTCGGCGCCACGAGCTACGCCGACGCCCCCGTCGGGCGGCTGTCCGGCGGCGAGCAGCAGCGGCTGCGCGTCGCGCAGAGCATCGTCGGCGACCCCGCCCTGCTGCTCGCCGACGAGCCCCTGCTGTCCCTGGACCTGAACCACGCCGCCGCCGTCAGCGCCCTGTTCCACGAGTCGCGCCTGCGCACGGGCGCGGCCGTGGTCTTCGTGACCCACGACGTGAACCCCGTCCTGCCCTACGCCGACCGGGTCCTCTACCTCGCCGGGGGGCGGTTCCGCGTCGGCACCCCCGAGGAGGTCATGAACTCCCGCACGCTCAGCGACCTGTACGGCTCGCCCGTCGAGGTCGTCCGCTCCGGTGGGCGGCTGCTCGTCGCCGGCGGCGCCGCCCCCAGCGACCACCCGCACGCGCACCAGCACGAGGAAGCAGCACCGTGA
- a CDS encoding metal ABC transporter permease, with amino-acid sequence MSTIAWEKVFDFSDYSELLALVHNSLWAGALLGLIGGLVGVFVVARDLPFAVHGIAELSFAGAAFALLIGVNVVAGSLVGSVLAAVLFGVLGNRAREHNSAIGVLMPFGLGLGVLFLALYQGRAANKFGLLTGQIVAVDNPQLVSLAVISAVVLVALLVVWRPLLFASLDADVAAARGVPVRLLSPVFMLVLGLAVAMSVQIVGALLVLALLVTPAAAATRVSSSPFTVPLLSVGFALTAMVGGMLLALGSSVPISPYVTTVSFTIYLVCRIVARWRRPADRPEAARPAVAEIA; translated from the coding sequence GTGAGCACCATCGCCTGGGAGAAGGTCTTCGACTTCTCCGACTACTCCGAACTCCTCGCCCTCGTGCACAACTCGCTGTGGGCGGGCGCGCTGCTCGGGCTCATCGGCGGGCTCGTCGGAGTCTTCGTCGTCGCGCGCGACCTGCCGTTCGCCGTCCACGGCATCGCCGAGCTCAGCTTCGCCGGTGCCGCGTTCGCGCTGCTGATCGGCGTGAACGTCGTCGCGGGCTCGCTCGTGGGGTCCGTCCTGGCGGCCGTGCTGTTCGGGGTCCTCGGCAACCGGGCCCGCGAGCACAACTCCGCCATCGGGGTCCTCATGCCGTTCGGGCTGGGGCTCGGCGTGCTGTTCCTGGCCCTGTACCAGGGCCGGGCGGCGAACAAGTTCGGGTTGCTGACGGGCCAGATCGTCGCCGTCGACAACCCGCAGCTCGTCTCCCTGGCGGTGATCTCGGCGGTCGTGCTCGTGGCCCTGCTCGTGGTGTGGCGGCCCCTGCTGTTCGCCTCCCTCGACGCCGACGTCGCCGCCGCGCGCGGGGTCCCCGTGCGCCTGCTGTCGCCGGTGTTCATGCTCGTGCTCGGCCTGGCCGTGGCGATGAGCGTGCAGATCGTCGGCGCCCTGCTCGTGCTGGCGCTGCTCGTGACCCCCGCCGCCGCCGCGACCCGGGTGAGTTCCTCGCCGTTCACGGTGCCGCTGCTGTCGGTGGGTTTCGCGTTGACGGCGATGGTCGGCGGGATGCTGCTGGCCCTGGGGTCCTCGGTGCCGATCAGCCCCTACGTGACGACGGTGTCGTTCACGATCTACCTCGTCTGCCGGATCGTCGCGCGGTGGCGCCGGCCGGCGGACCGTCCCGAGGCCGCCCGGCCGGCCGTCGCCGAGATCGCCTGA
- a CDS encoding RNA polymerase sigma factor encodes MTPGPQSPAGAGRSPGGAEPASWDDASVGRAVRAGDERGLREAYQRFGPLVHGLARRRLGEQDAQDVVQAVFVSAWRSRETFDPQRSSFAAWLVGITRHRVADALAQRYRADEVLTGTEPLPPGGDGAVLLSAPPDPGPQDAVADRVVLLAEVDDLGEPQRTVVRLAFFADLTHEQVAAATGLPLGTVKSHLRRSLRRLRTRLEEDGARD; translated from the coding sequence GTGACCCCAGGGCCCCAGTCCCCGGCCGGGGCCGGACGGTCGCCCGGTGGGGCCGAACCGGCCTCCTGGGACGACGCGAGCGTCGGGCGCGCCGTGCGCGCCGGCGACGAGCGCGGGCTGCGCGAGGCCTACCAGCGCTTCGGTCCCCTCGTCCACGGACTGGCCCGCCGCCGCCTCGGGGAGCAGGACGCGCAGGACGTGGTGCAGGCCGTCTTCGTCTCCGCCTGGCGCTCGCGGGAGACGTTCGACCCGCAGCGGTCGTCGTTCGCGGCCTGGCTGGTCGGCATCACCCGGCACCGCGTCGCCGACGCGCTGGCCCAGCGGTACCGGGCCGACGAGGTCCTCACCGGGACCGAGCCGCTGCCCCCGGGCGGGGACGGTGCGGTGCTGCTGTCGGCCCCCCCGGACCCCGGCCCGCAGGACGCCGTCGCGGACCGCGTCGTGCTGCTCGCGGAGGTCGACGACCTCGGCGAGCCCCAGCGCACGGTCGTGCGGCTGGCGTTCTTCGCCGACCTGACGCACGAGCAGGTCGCCGCCGCCACGGGCCTGCCGCTCGGTACGGTGAAGAGCCACCTGCGACGGTCCCTGCGCCGGCTGCGCACACGCCTGGAGGAGGACGGTGCCCGTGACTGA
- a CDS encoding SDR family NAD(P)-dependent oxidoreductase encodes MRIDLTGKTVLVTGSSSGIGLAIAQGLAGCGAAVVLTGRDPGRLEAAAATIDGDVRTVAGDVTSVSGHSDLVAAVPEVDVLVNNLGIFGAADPLEISDDEWRRYFDTNVLTAVRLTRHYLPAMTAKGWGRVLYTSSDSAVVTPAEMIHYGVSKTALLGVHRGFAKAAAGTGVTVNSVLAGPTHTEGVEEFARELVGDGPWEEKQREFMTRFRPQSLLQRLIEPEEIANMVCYLASPLASATTGAAVRVDGGYVDAILP; translated from the coding sequence GTGCGCATCGACCTCACCGGGAAGACCGTCCTCGTCACGGGCTCCAGCTCCGGCATCGGCCTGGCCATCGCGCAGGGCCTGGCCGGCTGCGGTGCCGCCGTCGTCCTCACCGGCCGCGACCCCGGCCGGCTGGAGGCGGCGGCCGCGACGATCGACGGCGACGTGCGGACCGTGGCGGGCGACGTCACGAGCGTGTCGGGCCACTCCGACCTCGTCGCCGCCGTCCCCGAGGTCGACGTCCTGGTGAACAACCTCGGGATCTTCGGGGCCGCCGACCCGCTGGAGATCAGCGACGACGAGTGGCGCCGGTACTTCGACACCAACGTCCTCACCGCGGTGCGCCTCACCCGCCACTACCTGCCCGCCATGACGGCGAAGGGGTGGGGGCGCGTGCTCTACACCTCCAGCGACTCCGCCGTCGTGACGCCCGCGGAGATGATCCACTACGGCGTCTCGAAGACGGCGCTGCTCGGGGTCCACCGGGGTTTCGCGAAGGCGGCCGCCGGGACGGGCGTCACGGTGAACTCCGTCCTCGCGGGACCCACCCACACCGAGGGCGTCGAGGAGTTCGCGCGCGAGCTCGTGGGCGACGGGCCGTGGGAGGAGAAGCAGCGCGAGTTCATGACGCGGTTCCGGCCGCAGTCGCTGCTGCAGCGGCTCATCGAACCCGAGGAGATCGCGAACATGGTCTGCTACCTGGCTTCGCCGCTGGCGTCGGCGACGACGGGGGCCGCGGTGCGCGTCGACGGCGGGTACGTGGACGCGATCCTGCCCTGA
- a CDS encoding FMN-dependent NADH-azoreductase, with protein MPHLLHLDSSADLTTSRSRAVTAAFAEAWRSRGDDFTVTHRDLHRDPLPHFATNEQHWPAADRRPDAQVPADQDALTEQIHAELLAADVLVVGAPLYNYTVPSTLKVWLDHVHIPGALAGEGSQPLKGRPAVVVSARGATYDAGTPTESWDHGVPVLQIILGNSLGMQVHVVQTSATLADRLPDLADLKERADAELEAAQAAARELALTL; from the coding sequence ATGCCGCACCTGTTGCACCTGGACTCCTCCGCCGACCTCACGACGTCGCGGTCGCGGGCCGTCACGGCCGCCTTCGCCGAGGCCTGGAGGAGCCGCGGGGACGACTTCACCGTCACCCACCGCGACCTGCACCGCGACCCGTTGCCGCACTTCGCGACGAACGAGCAGCACTGGCCGGCCGCGGACCGCCGCCCGGACGCGCAGGTGCCCGCCGACCAGGACGCGCTCACGGAGCAGATCCACGCCGAACTCCTCGCCGCGGACGTCCTCGTCGTCGGCGCGCCGCTGTACAACTACACGGTCCCCTCGACGCTGAAGGTGTGGCTGGACCACGTCCACATCCCCGGCGCCCTGGCCGGTGAGGGGTCGCAGCCGCTGAAGGGGCGGCCCGCCGTCGTCGTCAGCGCCCGCGGGGCGACCTACGACGCAGGCACCCCGACCGAGAGCTGGGACCACGGCGTCCCGGTGCTGCAGATCATCCTCGGGAACTCGCTCGGCATGCAGGTGCACGTCGTGCAGACCAGCGCGACCCTCGCCGACCGGCTGCCGGACCTGGCGGACCTCAAGGAGCGCGCCGACGCCGAACTGGAAGCCGCGCAGGCCGCTGCGCGCGAACTCGCCCTGACCCTCTGA
- a CDS encoding phosphotransferase enzyme family protein, with amino-acid sequence MLPPGVSMLWEPVDAATALRERFGFTGLDDVGAWITGVLRGTWGLDVEAVPRVVLSDQNLIAWAAPGTVVKLCRDPDRFARLDTSTRLLRALAGLGLPVADPLPDTGGRVRVVLDGPLGPLSAAVLPELDGDWLDVGDLAAVRDAGAWLARLHTALAGRATAASDLRERVAASGGADLVAGLPDLDDVPQLVHRDYRAANLLTRDSRVVGILDFDEVRVEHRVHDLAQASVFLATRFTDWGPTPPAARDALRQGYESVRPLNAAEAAWLGALVPWLERHTGF; translated from the coding sequence GTGCTGCCGCCCGGGGTGTCGATGCTGTGGGAGCCCGTCGACGCCGCGACCGCGCTGCGCGAGCGCTTCGGCTTCACCGGCCTCGACGACGTCGGCGCGTGGATCACCGGTGTCCTGCGCGGGACCTGGGGCCTGGACGTCGAGGCGGTCCCGCGCGTCGTGCTCAGCGACCAGAACCTCATCGCCTGGGCCGCACCGGGAACGGTCGTCAAGCTCTGCCGCGACCCGGACCGGTTCGCCCGTCTCGACACCTCGACCCGGCTGCTGCGGGCCCTGGCCGGTCTCGGGCTCCCCGTCGCCGACCCGCTCCCCGACACGGGCGGTCGCGTCCGCGTCGTGCTCGACGGCCCGCTCGGCCCGCTGTCCGCGGCGGTCCTGCCCGAGCTCGACGGCGACTGGCTCGACGTGGGCGACCTCGCCGCCGTGCGCGACGCGGGCGCCTGGCTGGCCCGGCTGCACACCGCGCTCGCCGGCCGCGCCACCGCTGCGAGCGACCTGCGCGAGCGCGTGGCGGCCTCCGGCGGCGCGGACCTCGTGGCGGGCCTGCCGGACCTCGACGACGTCCCCCAGCTCGTGCACCGCGACTACCGCGCCGCGAACCTGCTGACCCGGGACTCCCGCGTCGTGGGGATCCTGGACTTCGACGAGGTCCGCGTCGAGCACCGCGTGCACGACCTCGCCCAGGCCAGCGTGTTCCTCGCGACGCGGTTCACCGACTGGGGTCCGACGCCCCCGGCCGCCCGCGACGCCCTGCGGCAGGGGTACGAGTCGGTGCGCCCGCTCAACGCCGCCGAGGCGGCGTGGCTCGGCGCCCTGGTGCCGTGGCTGGAGCGCCACACCGGGTTCTGA
- a CDS encoding anti-sigma factor, with the protein MTERTAAGQPTAHLDEDEALLAALGDPLPPAAEEHLAGCARCGQEVAGWARLAAARAADDVTPGEPSEDTWARIAAEVGFTGATVTPLTTVPAPDPAPDLRPAPAPVDLAARRGRRERGVRGTRLLRRWPLAAAAVLGLVAGVAGTRWADAPDPAPQAVRPTVVSATTLRPLTAGDAGAGGTAQVTDEDGAVHLHLALHDVPSPREGYLEVWLLDADGGLVSLGALAGDDVTLALPGDVDLGRFDVVDVSREPLDGNPGHSSDSVLRGTLSAV; encoded by the coding sequence GTGACTGAGCGCACCGCCGCAGGGCAGCCCACCGCTCACCTGGACGAGGACGAGGCGCTGCTGGCCGCGCTGGGCGACCCCCTGCCCCCCGCGGCCGAGGAGCACCTCGCGGGGTGCGCCCGCTGCGGGCAGGAGGTGGCCGGCTGGGCCCGGCTGGCCGCGGCGCGCGCCGCCGACGACGTCACCCCCGGCGAGCCGTCCGAGGACACGTGGGCGCGCATCGCGGCCGAGGTGGGGTTCACCGGTGCCACGGTCACCCCCCTTACGACCGTCCCCGCCCCGGACCCCGCCCCCGACCTCCGGCCCGCGCCCGCCCCCGTGGACCTGGCCGCGCGGCGCGGCCGCCGGGAGCGCGGCGTGCGGGGGACCCGGCTGCTGCGGCGCTGGCCGCTGGCGGCCGCCGCGGTGCTGGGCCTGGTCGCCGGGGTGGCCGGGACCCGGTGGGCGGACGCGCCGGACCCGGCGCCGCAGGCGGTGCGGCCCACGGTGGTCTCCGCGACGACGCTGCGCCCGCTGACCGCGGGGGACGCCGGGGCGGGGGGCACCGCGCAGGTGACCGACGAGGACGGCGCGGTGCACCTCCACCTGGCCCTGCACGACGTGCCGTCCCCGCGCGAGGGCTACCTGGAGGTGTGGCTGCTGGACGCCGACGGCGGCCTGGTCTCGCTGGGGGCGCTGGCCGGCGACGACGTGACGCTCGCGCTGCCCGGGGACGTGGACCTGGGGCGCTTCGACGTCGTCGACGTCTCGCGCGAACCGCTGGACGGGAACCCGGGGCACTCCTCCGACAGCGTCCTGCGGGGCACGCTGTCCGCCGTCTGA
- a CDS encoding MBL fold metallo-hydrolase: MTTSPASAASTLTATFHVSPYKTVRDPLPSWDRAQPATWPATTCTLVSGEREAVLVDGLVTEAESLALTDWIVGSGKRLTRVYVTHGHGDHFLGLGGTLAAFPGADLVCLPQVAPEAAAQASAGGRAVWEGIFPGQLPAELVAPGPFDGELEVEGRPLHVVDVGRSDTTPTTVVHVPDADLVLSGDVAYDGIHPYLAAADAAGRREWLAALDAVERLGARRVVTGHRDPGAPDEDAARVLDQTRRYLVDYDEAVAASDSAAELIARVTARYGHLGNPYTLHLSAAGAFPAASGA, translated from the coding sequence ATGACGACCTCCCCGGCCAGCGCCGCCAGCACGCTCACCGCGACCTTCCACGTCAGCCCGTACAAGACCGTGCGCGACCCCCTGCCCAGCTGGGACCGGGCGCAGCCGGCCACCTGGCCCGCCACGACCTGCACCCTGGTCAGCGGCGAGCGCGAGGCGGTCCTCGTCGACGGCCTCGTCACCGAGGCGGAGTCGCTCGCGCTGACCGACTGGATCGTGGGCAGCGGCAAGCGGCTCACGCGCGTCTACGTGACCCACGGGCACGGGGACCACTTCCTGGGGCTGGGCGGCACCCTGGCCGCTTTCCCCGGCGCGGACCTCGTCTGCCTGCCGCAGGTCGCCCCCGAGGCCGCGGCCCAGGCCTCGGCGGGCGGCCGGGCGGTGTGGGAGGGCATCTTCCCCGGGCAGCTGCCGGCCGAGCTCGTCGCGCCGGGACCCTTCGACGGGGAGCTGGAGGTCGAGGGCCGCCCGCTGCACGTCGTGGACGTCGGGCGCAGCGACACCACCCCCACGACCGTCGTGCACGTGCCCGACGCCGACCTCGTCCTCAGCGGGGACGTCGCCTACGACGGCATCCACCCGTACCTGGCCGCCGCCGACGCGGCCGGGCGCCGCGAGTGGCTCGCGGCCCTCGACGCCGTCGAGCGGCTCGGCGCCCGGCGGGTCGTGACGGGGCACCGCGACCCGGGCGCCCCCGACGAGGACGCGGCCCGCGTCCTGGACCAGACGCGCCGGTACCTCGTCGACTACGACGAGGCGGTGGCCGCCAGCGACAGCGCCGCGGAGCTCATCGCCCGGGTGACGGCCCGGTACGGCCACCTCGGCAACCCGTACACCCTGCACCTGTCGGCCGCCGGGGCGTTCCCTGCCGCGTCGGGGGCCTGA